The following nucleotide sequence is from Nitrospiria bacterium.
ATCTACGTGAGGAGACCTTAATACCGTATAACGGTTAATTCTTGTAGGCAAAGGAATAGGTCCGGCCACTTTGGCCCCAGTCCTTCGAACGGTATCCACTATTTCAAGAACCGATTGGTCCAAAACTCTAAAATCATATCCCTTGAGTCTTATCCGAATTTTTTGGTTTTGATCCACCCTTTTCCCCTATCCGTTTTTTTTATCGGG
It contains:
- the rpsJ gene encoding 30S ribosomal protein S10, yielding MDQNQKIRIRLKGYDFRVLDQSVLEIVDTVRRTGAKVAGPIPLPTRINRYTVLRSPHVDKKSREQFEIRTHKRLLDILDPTPETVDALMKLNLSAGVDVEIKL